One Rhea pennata isolate bPtePen1 chromosome 3, bPtePen1.pri, whole genome shotgun sequence DNA segment encodes these proteins:
- the KLHL32 gene encoding kelch-like protein 32 isoform X8 gives MVYDPKQNKWLSRSPMLQRRVYHSMAAVQRKLYVLGGNDLDYNNDRILVRHIDSYNIDTDQWTRCSFNLLTGQNESGVAVHNGRIYLVGGYSIWTNEPLACIQVLDVSKEGREEVFYGPTLPFASNGIAACFLPAPYFTCPNLQTLQVPHHRIGTM, from the exons ATGGTCTATGATCCTAAGCAG aatAAGTGGCTAAGCCGTAGCCCAATGTTACAGAGGAGAGTGTATCACTCCATGGCTGCTGTGCAAAGGAAACTGTATGTGTTGGGTGGGAATGACCTGGACTACAACAATGATCGGATCCTGGTTCGGCACATAGACTCCTACAACATAGACACTGACCAGTGGACACGCTGCAGCTTCAACCTGTTGACAG GTCAAAATGAGTCTGGAGTTGCTGTCCACAATGGTAGAATATATTTAGTTGGCGGCTATTCGATTTGGACAAATGAGCCTTTGGCGTGTATCCAG GTGCTGGATGTTAgcaaggaagggagagaagaggtaTTTTATGGGCCTACACTCCCTTTTGCTTCCAATGGAATAGCAGCATGCTTTCTTCCAGCTCCCTATTTCACATGCCCCAACCTTCAGACTCTGCAAGTGCCTCACCACAGGATTGGCACAATGTGA
- the KLHL32 gene encoding kelch-like protein 32 isoform X7, with translation MIQKHKFCFQYTGGVTNTAQYQNRLMVYDPKQNKWLSRSPMLQRRVYHSMAAVQRKLYVLGGNDLDYNNDRILVRHIDSYNIDTDQWTRCSFNLLTGQNESGVAVHNGRIYLVGGYSIWTNEPLACIQVLDVSKEGREEVFYGPTLPFASNGIAACFLPAPYFTCPNLQTLQVPHHRIGTM, from the exons ATGATACAGAAACACAAGTTCTGCTTTCAGTATACAG GAGGAGTAACAAATACTGCACAGTATCAAAACAGGCTCATGGTCTATGATCCTAAGCAG aatAAGTGGCTAAGCCGTAGCCCAATGTTACAGAGGAGAGTGTATCACTCCATGGCTGCTGTGCAAAGGAAACTGTATGTGTTGGGTGGGAATGACCTGGACTACAACAATGATCGGATCCTGGTTCGGCACATAGACTCCTACAACATAGACACTGACCAGTGGACACGCTGCAGCTTCAACCTGTTGACAG GTCAAAATGAGTCTGGAGTTGCTGTCCACAATGGTAGAATATATTTAGTTGGCGGCTATTCGATTTGGACAAATGAGCCTTTGGCGTGTATCCAG GTGCTGGATGTTAgcaaggaagggagagaagaggtaTTTTATGGGCCTACACTCCCTTTTGCTTCCAATGGAATAGCAGCATGCTTTCTTCCAGCTCCCTATTTCACATGCCCCAACCTTCAGACTCTGCAAGTGCCTCACCACAGGATTGGCACAATGTGA